In one Rhopalosiphum padi isolate XX-2018 chromosome 3, ASM2088224v1, whole genome shotgun sequence genomic region, the following are encoded:
- the LOC132924221 gene encoding cuticlin-4 has product MANKCILLCALALCCVRADHLMSNDALSDLNDMSKDITIQCNNKEISVTIDTKSKSFTGIIYPKGLSKNSSCMAEFNYEKSPVVYKLPLRSCNTMSTYLNDGLVEYFNTIVLQPHRKLVTNQGKGFHIRCKYQTNDQLLTNVLNMSTTDEAAMIETAKMPTCTMKIFSGKTVKQDVAENVKIGDPLTMVISINNEDTFGLFITDCLVRDGLGWGDQRLIDQSGCSIEDDIMGQFQYSANKTTAVVNFQAHKFPYTTSVYYQCHVHLCLKANGGCANTPPNCSNRKRFRREDQTIEDESPATIEVYSGLYVNEGVDSGNPEQMDQVAREKLLDDPYNICISQRNFAISIAIAGLILMLLTVITALILLMRRHKKSVSSSGSSVYSGPYTNTAFSHTS; this is encoded by the exons ATGGCTAACAAATGCATTCTTCTTTGTGCA ttaGCATTATGCTGTGTTCGCGCTGATCATCTGATGTCTAATGATGCTTTatcag ATCTGAACGATATGTCTAAAGATATTACTATACAATGTAACAATAAAGAAATAAGTGTAACCATTGATACAAAGTCAAAATCATTCACTGGAATAATTTACCCTAAGGGTTTATCCAAAAATTCAAGTTGTATGGCTGAATTCAATTATGAAAAAAGTCCTGTAGTTTATAAACTTCCGTTAAGGTCATGTAACACAATGAGTACATACCTA aatgatGGTTTAGTAGAATACTTCAATACAATAGTTTTACAACCTCATAGAAAATTGGTGACAAATCAGGGTAAAGGCTTTCATATCCGctgtaaatatcaaacaaatgATCAGCTATTAACTAATGTGTTAAATATGAG caCAACAGATGAAGCAGCAATGATTGAAACTGCCAAGATGCCAACATGTACAATGAAAATTTTCTCTGGTAAAACTGTAAAGCAAGATGTAGCGGAAAATGTGAAAATTGGAGATCCCTTGACGATGGTCATTTCAATCAACAATGAAGACACTTTTGGATTGTTTATTACAGATTGTTTAGTTCGAGATGGTTTGGGTTGGGGTGATCAACGTCTTATTGATCAATCTGg atgTTCAATTGAAGACGACATAATGGGGCAATTTCAATACAGTGCTAACAAAACAACTGCAGTGGTAAACTTTCAAGCTCATAAGTTTCCTTATACTACCTCTGTATATTATCAATGTCACGTTCATTTGTGTTTGAAAGCAAATGGAGGCTGTGCAAACACG ccACCAAATTGCAGTAATAGAAAACGTTTTCGGCGTGAAGATCAAACAATTGAGGATGAAAGTCCTGCTACAATAGAAGTTTATAGTGGTCTTTATGTAAATGAAGGAGTAGATTCAGGAAATCCAGAACAGATGGATCAAGTAGCACGAGAAAag ctTTTGGATGATccatacaatatttgtatttctcAGCGAAATTTCGCTATAAGTATTGCAATAGCCGGACTTATCCTTATGCTTTTAACAGTAATAACAGCTTTAATATTGTTGATGAGAAGACACAAGAAGTCTGTTTCTTCAAGTGGAAG